A genomic stretch from Xenopus laevis strain J_2021 chromosome 6S, Xenopus_laevis_v10.1, whole genome shotgun sequence includes:
- the emilin2.S gene encoding elastin microfibril interfacer 2 S homeolog isoform X1 yields the protein MIPFPAPRSWAPLVALLCACLVLSGATPHLTYQRPGQKGKNWCAYIVNKNVSCTVIDGTESFMQPQYRCAWNQIHCQPTMVYKVSFRPRYTTSYKVVTELEWRCCPGYKGVDCKQGPSEEPKYIPLQTSRPALGNTDIGTGVIPERPKPQEAKRELQELQNLNEAQEKKIQFLEDEMLRLTQTVIDMQTSLAGVNENLKITIQEDVSKNLVSLLNNLPRPESFSGGKTETITFPGFSGSTEREDGVRDIISELNGVKEALQSKSLLIDQLNEKLNIYEERLGQFQEASHGPAPTMHIINAPEKSIDEKLEALRNEMFDGLDIKMADMKNSCDYKLTSVQQQCEDHETSCLGVIELLREKETELRKEINAVKSQGGVQGDSQSCCTNNGDLDNKIKHLDQKVERISEAHKVLNSRIDNEIQRINNLSPDSIYEERLTELDFKINVTEKNAEEHCFYIEETLRALITANSNEMKDLLDTRLQKMEDIVWEITNASSPDVVHSSIGSTTHRESGSVSGHLVTEIKGLKDAVQQLEGQMYSILHSSEDYSNHNDGHKENDNVILLKSLNDTINEKFDLIQLNKVGLETVRGDLRKLQHKLNSNEEDLNLLKDGVSVFNNQLLDIKSTVKYTETGLHKKVEEVERLCKDTSYSATNNECCNDLQSKFELLSSEITVDKGKCTEHTQGIQKEMSNVDDRLSKLENVCGKLDTISGSMQRIKDGLNKHVTSLWNCIHTINGTVKSHSNDIYGLKNSVQVFHSQVSKITSDLDNLIKSQPALGKEPEQTLQTRIIPLLPPREPQKPSYPQDPQQPNIPQQPVIPQIPQYPTQPKVTEHAAQPKLPQEPSVSKPHQQPSQPRQPFLPDSVFTIPVHPGRDGIIVETGEAGPPGRMIKTESRQSQGSNGLEKILKSTGSATKILKSGSERPHGADGQQDIPVSKGFAGAPGYPQKNVNARDQAKRPGVSASQDLFNIPAFSEAQENLKVSFSESQGATTTTALISFSAGLNGKREPYEVGVIHFNNILVNDGEHYNPLTGIFTAPIEGRYMITAVLTPEQDHHVEAILSVSNISVAQMDTSGYRREILEYHKPGRPICGGVGTFHLILHLKSGDEVSIVQTGGKLASSSSDEMYSTFSGVFLYPYSSSYR from the exons CTATAAAGTGAGCTTCCGACCAAGATATACTACGTCGTACAAAGTTGTCACAGAGTTAGAGTGGAGGTGCTGCCCTGGCTATAAGGGGGTGGACTGCAAACAGGGTCCTTCAGAAGAGCCCAAGTATATTCCTCTGCAGACCTCAAGGCCTGCCCTTGGGAACACAGATATTG GAACTGGGGTAATACCAGAGAGGCCAAAACCACAAGAGGCCAAAAGGGAATTGCAGGAACTGCAGAATTTAAATGAAGCACAAGAGAAAAAAATTCAGTTCCTTGAAGATGAAATGCTTCGTCTAACCCAGACAGTGATTGACATGCAAACATCTCTGGCAGGTGTAAATGAGAACCTAAAGATTACTATTCAAGAGGATGTGAGTAAGAATCTAGTTTCATTGCTCAACAACTTGCCACGACCAGAAAGTTTCTCCGGTGGTAAAACCGAGACTATTACTTTCCCAGGATTTTCTGGAAGTACAGAAAGAGAAGATGGTGTAAGGGACATTATTTCTGAATTAAATGGGGTGAAGGAAGCCTTGCAGAGCAAAAGTCTTTTGATTGACCAACtcaatgaaaaattaaatatatatgaagaaCGTTTAGGGCAGTTTCAGGAGGCATCACATGGACCTGCCCCTACAATGCACATTATCAATGCACCAGAGAAATCTATAGATGAAAAATTAGAAGCACTTAGAAATGAAATGTTCGATGGACTGGACATAAAAATGGCAGATATGAAAAATTCTTGTGATTATAAATTAACAAGTGTTCAGCAACAATGTGAGGACCATGAGACCAGCTGTTTGGGTGTGATAGAGCTTCTTAGGGAGAAAGAGACAGAACTcagaaaggaaataaatgcagtaaagtcCCAGGGAGGCGTACAAGGAGACAGTCAGAGCTGTTGCACAAATAATGGCGATcttgacaataaaataaaacacttggATCAAAAGGTTGAGAGAATTTCTGAAGCACACAAAGTTCTCAATAGCAGGATAGACAATGAGATACAGCGTATAAACAATCTATCACCAGACAGCATTTATGAGGAAAGATTGACTGAATTGGATTTTAAAATTAACGTTACAGAAAAGAATGCTGAGGAGCATTGCTTTTATATTGAGGAGACTCTGAGGGCGCTAATTACTGCAAATTCCAATGAAATGAAGGATCTACTTGATACAAGGCTGCAGAAAATGGAAGACATTGTATGGGAAATCACAAATGCATCTTCTCCTGATGTTGTGCATTCTAGTATTGGGTCAACGACTCACCGTGAGTCAGGATCTGTCAGTGGACATCTTGTAACTGAAATAAAGGGCCTGAAGGATGCAGTACAACAACTTGAAGGCCAAATGTACTCCATTTTGCACTCTAGTGAAGACTATTCCAACCACAATGATGGACATAAAGAAAATGATAATGTTATTCTTTTAAAATCCTTGAATGACACAATAAATGAGAAGTTTGACCTAATCCAGCTGAACAAAGTAGGTCTAGAAACAGTGAGAGGTGACCTGCGTAAACTACAGCATAAACTAAACAGCAATGAAGAGGATTTGAATCTGTTAAAAGATGGGGTGAGTGTGTTTAACAATCAGCTACTGGATATAAAGTCCACTGTTAAATATACTGAAACAGGACTTCATAAAAAAGTAGAAGAAGTTGAAAGACTTTGCAAAGATACCTCATACTCAGCAACAAACAATGAATGCTGTAATGACCTTCAGAGCAAATTTGAACTACTGAGCAGTGAAATAACTGTTGACAAAGGAAAATGTACTGAACATACTCAGGGAATTCAAAAGGAGATGTCTAATGTGGATGATAGACTCTCAAAGTTGGAGAATGTTTGTGGGAAGCTTGACACCATCTCCGGCAGTATGCAGAGGATAAAAGATGGCCTTAATAAGCATGTTACCAGTTTGTGGAACTGTATACATACTATAAATGGAACAGTAAAGTCACATTCCAATGACATTTATGGCCTAAAGAATTCAGTCCAGGTGTTTCACAGCCAGGTCTCCAAAATTACTTCTGATCTCGACAATCTTATAAAGAGCCAACCTGCATTAG GAAAAGAACCAGAGCAGACATTGCAAACAAGAATTATACCTCTGCTCCCACCAAGAGAACCTCAGAAGCCATCATATCCCCAAGATCCACAACAACCGAATATCCCACAACAACCTGTGATACCACAAATACCTCAGTACCCAACACAGCCTAAAGTAACAGAACATGCAGCACAACCAAAGCTACCTCAGGAACCAAGTGTCTCAAAACCACACCAGCAACCATCACAACCAAGGCAACCTTTCTTGCCAGATTCTGTTTTCACCATCCCTGTGCATCCCGGAAGGGATGGCATCATTGTTGAGACTGGTGAGGCTGGACCCCCAGGAAGAATGATCAAGACTGAGTCAAGACAGTCTCAAGGTTCAAATGGACTGGAAAAAATCTTAAAGTCAACAGGCTCAGCAACAAAAATACTTAAGTCTGGATCTGAACGTCCTCATGGTGCAGATGGGCAACAGGATATACCAGTTTCCAAAGGATTTGCAGGAGCACCAG gatatccacaaaaaaatgtaaatgcaagaG atcaAGCTAAAAGACCCGGTGTTTCAGCATCACAAG atcTTTTTAACATACCAGCATTTTCAGAAGCACAAG agaaTCTCAAAGTATCCTTTTCGGAATCACAAG GAGCCACTACAACAACAGCTTTGATTTCCTTCTCTGCTGGGCTGAATGGAAAGAGGGAGCCTTATGAGGTTGGAGTCAtccattttaacaacattttggTCAACGATGGTGAACACTATAATCCATTAACAG GTATCTTCACTGCTCCTATTGAGGGCCGTTACATGATTACAGCAGTCCTCACTCCTGAACAAGACCATCACGTTGAGGCCATCTTGTCAGTGTCCAACATCAGCGTGGCACAGATGGACACGTCTGGCTACCGAAGAGAAATTCTGGAATATCACAAACCCGGGAGACCCATATGTGGGGGAGTGGGCACTTTCCATCTCATCCTGCATCTGAAATCTGGAGATGAAGTCAGTATTGTACAGACCGGAGGCAAGCTCGCCAGCTCCAGCTCAGACGAAATGTATTCCACATTCAGTGGAGTCTTTTTATATCCTTATTCATCTTCATACAGATAA
- the emilin2.S gene encoding elastin microfibril interfacer 2 S homeolog isoform X3, translated as MQPQYRCAWNQIHCQPTMVYKVSFRPRYTTSYKVVTELEWRCCPGYKGVDCKQGPSEEPKYIPLQTSRPALGNTDIGTGVIPERPKPQEAKRELQELQNLNEAQEKKIQFLEDEMLRLTQTVIDMQTSLAGVNENLKITIQEDVSKNLVSLLNNLPRPESFSGGKTETITFPGFSGSTEREDGVRDIISELNGVKEALQSKSLLIDQLNEKLNIYEERLGQFQEASHGPAPTMHIINAPEKSIDEKLEALRNEMFDGLDIKMADMKNSCDYKLTSVQQQCEDHETSCLGVIELLREKETELRKEINAVKSQGGVQGDSQSCCTNNGDLDNKIKHLDQKVERISEAHKVLNSRIDNEIQRINNLSPDSIYEERLTELDFKINVTEKNAEEHCFYIEETLRALITANSNEMKDLLDTRLQKMEDIVWEITNASSPDVVHSSIGSTTHRESGSVSGHLVTEIKGLKDAVQQLEGQMYSILHSSEDYSNHNDGHKENDNVILLKSLNDTINEKFDLIQLNKVGLETVRGDLRKLQHKLNSNEEDLNLLKDGVSVFNNQLLDIKSTVKYTETGLHKKVEEVERLCKDTSYSATNNECCNDLQSKFELLSSEITVDKGKCTEHTQGIQKEMSNVDDRLSKLENVCGKLDTISGSMQRIKDGLNKHVTSLWNCIHTINGTVKSHSNDIYGLKNSVQVFHSQVSKITSDLDNLIKSQPALGKEPEQTLQTRIIPLLPPREPQKPSYPQDPQQPNIPQQPVIPQIPQYPTQPKVTEHAAQPKLPQEPSVSKPHQQPSQPRQPFLPDSVFTIPVHPGRDGIIVETGEAGPPGRMIKTESRQSQGSNGLEKILKSTGSATKILKSGSERPHGADGQQDIPVSKGFAGAPGYPQKNVNARDQAKRPGVSASQDLFNIPAFSEAQENLKVSFSESQGATTTTALISFSAGLNGKREPYEVGVIHFNNILVNDGEHYNPLTGIFTAPIEGRYMITAVLTPEQDHHVEAILSVSNISVAQMDTSGYRREILEYHKPGRPICGGVGTFHLILHLKSGDEVSIVQTGGKLASSSSDEMYSTFSGVFLYPYSSSYR; from the exons CTATAAAGTGAGCTTCCGACCAAGATATACTACGTCGTACAAAGTTGTCACAGAGTTAGAGTGGAGGTGCTGCCCTGGCTATAAGGGGGTGGACTGCAAACAGGGTCCTTCAGAAGAGCCCAAGTATATTCCTCTGCAGACCTCAAGGCCTGCCCTTGGGAACACAGATATTG GAACTGGGGTAATACCAGAGAGGCCAAAACCACAAGAGGCCAAAAGGGAATTGCAGGAACTGCAGAATTTAAATGAAGCACAAGAGAAAAAAATTCAGTTCCTTGAAGATGAAATGCTTCGTCTAACCCAGACAGTGATTGACATGCAAACATCTCTGGCAGGTGTAAATGAGAACCTAAAGATTACTATTCAAGAGGATGTGAGTAAGAATCTAGTTTCATTGCTCAACAACTTGCCACGACCAGAAAGTTTCTCCGGTGGTAAAACCGAGACTATTACTTTCCCAGGATTTTCTGGAAGTACAGAAAGAGAAGATGGTGTAAGGGACATTATTTCTGAATTAAATGGGGTGAAGGAAGCCTTGCAGAGCAAAAGTCTTTTGATTGACCAACtcaatgaaaaattaaatatatatgaagaaCGTTTAGGGCAGTTTCAGGAGGCATCACATGGACCTGCCCCTACAATGCACATTATCAATGCACCAGAGAAATCTATAGATGAAAAATTAGAAGCACTTAGAAATGAAATGTTCGATGGACTGGACATAAAAATGGCAGATATGAAAAATTCTTGTGATTATAAATTAACAAGTGTTCAGCAACAATGTGAGGACCATGAGACCAGCTGTTTGGGTGTGATAGAGCTTCTTAGGGAGAAAGAGACAGAACTcagaaaggaaataaatgcagtaaagtcCCAGGGAGGCGTACAAGGAGACAGTCAGAGCTGTTGCACAAATAATGGCGATcttgacaataaaataaaacacttggATCAAAAGGTTGAGAGAATTTCTGAAGCACACAAAGTTCTCAATAGCAGGATAGACAATGAGATACAGCGTATAAACAATCTATCACCAGACAGCATTTATGAGGAAAGATTGACTGAATTGGATTTTAAAATTAACGTTACAGAAAAGAATGCTGAGGAGCATTGCTTTTATATTGAGGAGACTCTGAGGGCGCTAATTACTGCAAATTCCAATGAAATGAAGGATCTACTTGATACAAGGCTGCAGAAAATGGAAGACATTGTATGGGAAATCACAAATGCATCTTCTCCTGATGTTGTGCATTCTAGTATTGGGTCAACGACTCACCGTGAGTCAGGATCTGTCAGTGGACATCTTGTAACTGAAATAAAGGGCCTGAAGGATGCAGTACAACAACTTGAAGGCCAAATGTACTCCATTTTGCACTCTAGTGAAGACTATTCCAACCACAATGATGGACATAAAGAAAATGATAATGTTATTCTTTTAAAATCCTTGAATGACACAATAAATGAGAAGTTTGACCTAATCCAGCTGAACAAAGTAGGTCTAGAAACAGTGAGAGGTGACCTGCGTAAACTACAGCATAAACTAAACAGCAATGAAGAGGATTTGAATCTGTTAAAAGATGGGGTGAGTGTGTTTAACAATCAGCTACTGGATATAAAGTCCACTGTTAAATATACTGAAACAGGACTTCATAAAAAAGTAGAAGAAGTTGAAAGACTTTGCAAAGATACCTCATACTCAGCAACAAACAATGAATGCTGTAATGACCTTCAGAGCAAATTTGAACTACTGAGCAGTGAAATAACTGTTGACAAAGGAAAATGTACTGAACATACTCAGGGAATTCAAAAGGAGATGTCTAATGTGGATGATAGACTCTCAAAGTTGGAGAATGTTTGTGGGAAGCTTGACACCATCTCCGGCAGTATGCAGAGGATAAAAGATGGCCTTAATAAGCATGTTACCAGTTTGTGGAACTGTATACATACTATAAATGGAACAGTAAAGTCACATTCCAATGACATTTATGGCCTAAAGAATTCAGTCCAGGTGTTTCACAGCCAGGTCTCCAAAATTACTTCTGATCTCGACAATCTTATAAAGAGCCAACCTGCATTAG GAAAAGAACCAGAGCAGACATTGCAAACAAGAATTATACCTCTGCTCCCACCAAGAGAACCTCAGAAGCCATCATATCCCCAAGATCCACAACAACCGAATATCCCACAACAACCTGTGATACCACAAATACCTCAGTACCCAACACAGCCTAAAGTAACAGAACATGCAGCACAACCAAAGCTACCTCAGGAACCAAGTGTCTCAAAACCACACCAGCAACCATCACAACCAAGGCAACCTTTCTTGCCAGATTCTGTTTTCACCATCCCTGTGCATCCCGGAAGGGATGGCATCATTGTTGAGACTGGTGAGGCTGGACCCCCAGGAAGAATGATCAAGACTGAGTCAAGACAGTCTCAAGGTTCAAATGGACTGGAAAAAATCTTAAAGTCAACAGGCTCAGCAACAAAAATACTTAAGTCTGGATCTGAACGTCCTCATGGTGCAGATGGGCAACAGGATATACCAGTTTCCAAAGGATTTGCAGGAGCACCAG gatatccacaaaaaaatgtaaatgcaagaG atcaAGCTAAAAGACCCGGTGTTTCAGCATCACAAG atcTTTTTAACATACCAGCATTTTCAGAAGCACAAG agaaTCTCAAAGTATCCTTTTCGGAATCACAAG GAGCCACTACAACAACAGCTTTGATTTCCTTCTCTGCTGGGCTGAATGGAAAGAGGGAGCCTTATGAGGTTGGAGTCAtccattttaacaacattttggTCAACGATGGTGAACACTATAATCCATTAACAG GTATCTTCACTGCTCCTATTGAGGGCCGTTACATGATTACAGCAGTCCTCACTCCTGAACAAGACCATCACGTTGAGGCCATCTTGTCAGTGTCCAACATCAGCGTGGCACAGATGGACACGTCTGGCTACCGAAGAGAAATTCTGGAATATCACAAACCCGGGAGACCCATATGTGGGGGAGTGGGCACTTTCCATCTCATCCTGCATCTGAAATCTGGAGATGAAGTCAGTATTGTACAGACCGGAGGCAAGCTCGCCAGCTCCAGCTCAGACGAAATGTATTCCACATTCAGTGGAGTCTTTTTATATCCTTATTCATCTTCATACAGATAA
- the emilin2.S gene encoding elastin microfibril interfacer 2 S homeolog isoform X2, protein MIPFPAPRSWAPLVALLCACLVLSGATPHLTYQRPGQKGKNWCAYIVNKNVSCTVIDGTESFMQPQYRCAWNQIHCQPTMVYKVSFRPRYTTSYKVVTELEWRCCPGYKGVDCKQGPSEEPKYIPLQTSRPALGNTDIGTGVIPERPKPQEAKRELQELQNLNEAQEKKIQFLEDEMLRLTQTVIDMQTSLAGVNENLKITIQEDVSKNLVSLLNNLPRPESFSGGKTETITFPGFSGSTEREDGVRDIISELNGVKEALQSKSLLIDQLNEKLNIYEERLGQFQEASHGPAPTMHIINAPEKSIDEKLEALRNEMFDGLDIKMADMKNSCDYKLTSVQQQCEDHETSCLGVIELLREKETELRKEINAVKSQGGVQGDSQSCCTNNGDLDNKIKHLDQKVERISEAHKVLNSRIDNEIQRINNLSPDSIYEERLTELDFKINVTEKNAEEHCFYIEETLRALITANSNEMKDLLDTRLQKMEDIVWEITNASSPDVVHSSIGSTTHRESGSVSGHLVTEIKGLKDAVQQLEGQMYSILHSSEDYSNHNDGHKENDNVILLKSLNDTINEKFDLIQLNKVGLETVRGDLRKLQHKLNSNEEDLNLLKDGVSVFNNQLLDIKSTVKYTETGLHKKVEEVERLCKDTSYSATNNECCNDLQSKFELLSSEITVDKGKCTEHTQGIQKEMSNVDDRLSKLENVCGKLDTISGSMQRIKDGLNKHVTSLWNCIHTINGTVKSHSNDIYGLKNSVQVFHSQVSKITSDLDNLIKSQPALGKEPEQTLQTRIIPLLPPREPQKPSYPQDPQQPNIPQQPVIPQIPQYPTQPKVTEHAAQPKLPQEPSVSKPHQQPSQPRQPFLPDSVFTIPVHPGRDGIIVETGEAGPPGRMIKTESRQSQGSNGLEKILKSTGSATKILKSGSERPHGADGQQDIPVSKGFAGAPGYPQKNVNARDQAKRPGVSASQDLFNIPAFSEAQGATTTTALISFSAGLNGKREPYEVGVIHFNNILVNDGEHYNPLTGIFTAPIEGRYMITAVLTPEQDHHVEAILSVSNISVAQMDTSGYRREILEYHKPGRPICGGVGTFHLILHLKSGDEVSIVQTGGKLASSSSDEMYSTFSGVFLYPYSSSYR, encoded by the exons CTATAAAGTGAGCTTCCGACCAAGATATACTACGTCGTACAAAGTTGTCACAGAGTTAGAGTGGAGGTGCTGCCCTGGCTATAAGGGGGTGGACTGCAAACAGGGTCCTTCAGAAGAGCCCAAGTATATTCCTCTGCAGACCTCAAGGCCTGCCCTTGGGAACACAGATATTG GAACTGGGGTAATACCAGAGAGGCCAAAACCACAAGAGGCCAAAAGGGAATTGCAGGAACTGCAGAATTTAAATGAAGCACAAGAGAAAAAAATTCAGTTCCTTGAAGATGAAATGCTTCGTCTAACCCAGACAGTGATTGACATGCAAACATCTCTGGCAGGTGTAAATGAGAACCTAAAGATTACTATTCAAGAGGATGTGAGTAAGAATCTAGTTTCATTGCTCAACAACTTGCCACGACCAGAAAGTTTCTCCGGTGGTAAAACCGAGACTATTACTTTCCCAGGATTTTCTGGAAGTACAGAAAGAGAAGATGGTGTAAGGGACATTATTTCTGAATTAAATGGGGTGAAGGAAGCCTTGCAGAGCAAAAGTCTTTTGATTGACCAACtcaatgaaaaattaaatatatatgaagaaCGTTTAGGGCAGTTTCAGGAGGCATCACATGGACCTGCCCCTACAATGCACATTATCAATGCACCAGAGAAATCTATAGATGAAAAATTAGAAGCACTTAGAAATGAAATGTTCGATGGACTGGACATAAAAATGGCAGATATGAAAAATTCTTGTGATTATAAATTAACAAGTGTTCAGCAACAATGTGAGGACCATGAGACCAGCTGTTTGGGTGTGATAGAGCTTCTTAGGGAGAAAGAGACAGAACTcagaaaggaaataaatgcagtaaagtcCCAGGGAGGCGTACAAGGAGACAGTCAGAGCTGTTGCACAAATAATGGCGATcttgacaataaaataaaacacttggATCAAAAGGTTGAGAGAATTTCTGAAGCACACAAAGTTCTCAATAGCAGGATAGACAATGAGATACAGCGTATAAACAATCTATCACCAGACAGCATTTATGAGGAAAGATTGACTGAATTGGATTTTAAAATTAACGTTACAGAAAAGAATGCTGAGGAGCATTGCTTTTATATTGAGGAGACTCTGAGGGCGCTAATTACTGCAAATTCCAATGAAATGAAGGATCTACTTGATACAAGGCTGCAGAAAATGGAAGACATTGTATGGGAAATCACAAATGCATCTTCTCCTGATGTTGTGCATTCTAGTATTGGGTCAACGACTCACCGTGAGTCAGGATCTGTCAGTGGACATCTTGTAACTGAAATAAAGGGCCTGAAGGATGCAGTACAACAACTTGAAGGCCAAATGTACTCCATTTTGCACTCTAGTGAAGACTATTCCAACCACAATGATGGACATAAAGAAAATGATAATGTTATTCTTTTAAAATCCTTGAATGACACAATAAATGAGAAGTTTGACCTAATCCAGCTGAACAAAGTAGGTCTAGAAACAGTGAGAGGTGACCTGCGTAAACTACAGCATAAACTAAACAGCAATGAAGAGGATTTGAATCTGTTAAAAGATGGGGTGAGTGTGTTTAACAATCAGCTACTGGATATAAAGTCCACTGTTAAATATACTGAAACAGGACTTCATAAAAAAGTAGAAGAAGTTGAAAGACTTTGCAAAGATACCTCATACTCAGCAACAAACAATGAATGCTGTAATGACCTTCAGAGCAAATTTGAACTACTGAGCAGTGAAATAACTGTTGACAAAGGAAAATGTACTGAACATACTCAGGGAATTCAAAAGGAGATGTCTAATGTGGATGATAGACTCTCAAAGTTGGAGAATGTTTGTGGGAAGCTTGACACCATCTCCGGCAGTATGCAGAGGATAAAAGATGGCCTTAATAAGCATGTTACCAGTTTGTGGAACTGTATACATACTATAAATGGAACAGTAAAGTCACATTCCAATGACATTTATGGCCTAAAGAATTCAGTCCAGGTGTTTCACAGCCAGGTCTCCAAAATTACTTCTGATCTCGACAATCTTATAAAGAGCCAACCTGCATTAG GAAAAGAACCAGAGCAGACATTGCAAACAAGAATTATACCTCTGCTCCCACCAAGAGAACCTCAGAAGCCATCATATCCCCAAGATCCACAACAACCGAATATCCCACAACAACCTGTGATACCACAAATACCTCAGTACCCAACACAGCCTAAAGTAACAGAACATGCAGCACAACCAAAGCTACCTCAGGAACCAAGTGTCTCAAAACCACACCAGCAACCATCACAACCAAGGCAACCTTTCTTGCCAGATTCTGTTTTCACCATCCCTGTGCATCCCGGAAGGGATGGCATCATTGTTGAGACTGGTGAGGCTGGACCCCCAGGAAGAATGATCAAGACTGAGTCAAGACAGTCTCAAGGTTCAAATGGACTGGAAAAAATCTTAAAGTCAACAGGCTCAGCAACAAAAATACTTAAGTCTGGATCTGAACGTCCTCATGGTGCAGATGGGCAACAGGATATACCAGTTTCCAAAGGATTTGCAGGAGCACCAG gatatccacaaaaaaatgtaaatgcaagaG atcaAGCTAAAAGACCCGGTGTTTCAGCATCACAAG atcTTTTTAACATACCAGCATTTTCAGAAGCACAAG GAGCCACTACAACAACAGCTTTGATTTCCTTCTCTGCTGGGCTGAATGGAAAGAGGGAGCCTTATGAGGTTGGAGTCAtccattttaacaacattttggTCAACGATGGTGAACACTATAATCCATTAACAG GTATCTTCACTGCTCCTATTGAGGGCCGTTACATGATTACAGCAGTCCTCACTCCTGAACAAGACCATCACGTTGAGGCCATCTTGTCAGTGTCCAACATCAGCGTGGCACAGATGGACACGTCTGGCTACCGAAGAGAAATTCTGGAATATCACAAACCCGGGAGACCCATATGTGGGGGAGTGGGCACTTTCCATCTCATCCTGCATCTGAAATCTGGAGATGAAGTCAGTATTGTACAGACCGGAGGCAAGCTCGCCAGCTCCAGCTCAGACGAAATGTATTCCACATTCAGTGGAGTCTTTTTATATCCTTATTCATCTTCATACAGATAA